The following coding sequences are from one Fusobacterium perfoetens window:
- the trmB gene encoding tRNA (guanosine(46)-N7)-methyltransferase TrmB, translating into MIKLDENDDFWKHFFKHPKKAYNPYMERLKEFPEYIMYDKEIMDSYKGRWKEYFKNDNPIYVEIGSGSGNFALGMCEKYKDRNHIALELRFKRLHSSARKSKKLNLSNVLFIRRFGEELPEFLGECEISGLYINFPDPWEGNEKNRIIQESLFSSLDKVLRVGGKLFFKTDHDKYYEDVIQLSGNLENYKLVYHTPDLHNSEKAEDNVLTEFEQLFLNKFQKNINYIEIEKIK; encoded by the coding sequence ATGATAAAATTAGATGAAAATGATGATTTCTGGAAACACTTTTTTAAACATCCTAAAAAAGCATACAATCCTTATATGGAAAGACTTAAAGAATTTCCTGAATATATAATGTATGATAAAGAAATAATGGATTCTTATAAGGGAAGATGGAAAGAATATTTTAAAAATGATAATCCTATATATGTAGAAATAGGTTCAGGAAGTGGAAATTTTGCTCTTGGAATGTGTGAAAAATATAAGGATAGAAATCATATAGCTCTTGAACTTAGATTTAAAAGACTTCATTCATCAGCAAGAAAATCTAAGAAATTAAATCTTTCAAATGTTTTATTTATAAGAAGATTTGGAGAAGAACTTCCAGAATTTCTTGGAGAGTGTGAGATTTCAGGATTATATATCAATTTTCCAGACCCTTGGGAGGGAAATGAAAAAAACAGAATTATTCAAGAAAGTCTTTTCTCAAGTTTAGATAAGGTTTTAAGAGTAGGTGGTAAATTATTTTTTAAAACAGACCATGACAAGTACTATGAAGATGTGATACAATTAAGCGGAAATTTAGAAAATTACAAGCTGGTGTATCATACTCCTGATCTGCATAACAGTGAGAAAGCTGAAGATAATGTATTGACAGAGTTTGAGCAGTTGTTTCTTAATAAATTCCAAAAAAATATTAATTATATAGAAATTGAAAAAATAAAATAA
- a CDS encoding adenylosuccinate synthase yields the protein MAGYVVVGTQWGDEGKGKIIDVLADRADYVVRFQGGNNAGHTVVVNGEKFILKLLPSGVLHGGCCIIGPGVVVDPKVLLDELASLEIRGAKTDHVIISDRAHLIMPYHVKLDELKEASAGDKKIGTTKRGIGPCYSDKISRDGIRMVDLLDMEKFAAKLKHNLEEKNEIITKIYGAEPLSYEKILADYTEYANKIRHRIVDTIPIVNKALDENKLVLFEGAQAMMLDINYGTYPYVTSSSPTTGGVTTGAGVSPRKIDKGIGVMKAYTTRVGEGPFVTELLGEFGEKVRQIGGEFGAVTGRPRRCGWLDLVVGRYATMINGLTDIVITKIDVLSGLGTLKICTAYDIDGTIYESMPADTEMLAKAKPVYEELPGWDEDITQVKNYEDLPENCKKYLKRIEEIVGCQISVVSVGPDRSQNIHIKEI from the coding sequence ATGGCAGGATATGTAGTTGTAGGAACACAATGGGGAGACGAAGGGAAAGGTAAAATAATAGATGTGCTGGCTGACAGAGCAGATTATGTGGTAAGATTTCAGGGAGGAAATAATGCAGGGCACACAGTTGTAGTAAATGGAGAAAAGTTTATATTAAAACTTCTTCCATCTGGTGTTCTTCATGGGGGATGCTGTATAATAGGACCTGGTGTTGTTGTAGATCCAAAAGTATTATTGGATGAACTTGCTTCACTTGAAATAAGAGGAGCAAAAACAGACCATGTTATAATCAGTGACAGAGCTCATCTTATAATGCCTTATCATGTAAAGCTTGATGAATTAAAAGAAGCAAGTGCAGGAGATAAAAAAATAGGAACAACTAAAAGAGGAATAGGACCATGTTATTCAGATAAGATTTCAAGAGATGGAATAAGAATGGTAGATCTTCTTGATATGGAAAAATTTGCAGCAAAATTAAAACATAACTTAGAAGAAAAAAATGAAATAATAACTAAGATTTATGGTGCAGAGCCTTTAAGTTATGAAAAAATACTTGCAGATTATACAGAATATGCAAATAAAATAAGACATAGAATAGTTGATACAATTCCAATAGTAAATAAAGCTCTTGATGAAAATAAGCTTGTTCTTTTTGAAGGAGCTCAGGCAATGATGCTTGACATTAACTACGGAACATATCCATATGTTACTTCTTCTTCTCCAACAACAGGAGGAGTTACAACAGGAGCAGGAGTATCACCAAGAAAAATAGATAAAGGAATAGGTGTTATGAAAGCTTATACTACAAGAGTAGGAGAAGGACCTTTTGTTACAGAACTTCTTGGAGAATTTGGAGAAAAAGTAAGACAAATCGGAGGAGAGTTTGGTGCTGTAACAGGAAGACCTAGAAGATGTGGATGGCTTGATCTTGTAGTTGGAAGATATGCAACAATGATAAATGGATTAACTGATATAGTTATAACTAAAATAGATGTTTTAAGTGGACTTGGAACTTTAAAAATATGTACTGCTTATGACATTGATGGAACAATTTATGAATCAATGCCTGCTGATACTGAAATGCTTGCAAAAGCTAAACCTGTTTACGAAGAACTTCCTGGTTGGGACGAAGATATTACACAGGTTAAAAATTATGAAGACCTTCCAGAAAACTGTAAAAAATATCTAAAGAGAATAGAAGAAATTGTTGGTTGTCAAATTTCAGTTGTATCTGTTGGTCCAGACAGAAGTCAAAATATACATATAAAAGAAATTTAA